GTAGACCCCACAACTACTGACCCCACAACTACTGACCCCACAACTGCTGACCCCACAACTACTGACCCCACAACTACTGACCCCACAACTGCTGACCTCACAACTACCGACCCCACAACTACTGACCCCACAACTGCTGACCCCACAACTGCTGACCCCACAACTGCTGACCCCACAACTGCTGACTCCACAACTGCTGACCCCACAACTGCAGATGCAAACGCCAATGAAACAGCCCACTCGGCAAAGAAAGCCTCACCAGAAGGGATAAACAACCCTCAAACGAACGCAGCATCTACTGGGGGTGGCAATGAGAACGATGTGAACCCCCCACCCAGTGTGAACAAAAAGGCCAAACggggcaaaaataaaaaagacaCGAATGAAAAATGCACTACGCAAATGGGTAAAAAGGCCCAAACGGGTGCAAAAAACTGTACGACGCGAAATAGCCaaccgaaaaaaaagataaaagtAGATGACCTACCAGGAAGCAAGTCCGCCCAAATAATTTTACCTTCACAAGATGGGCAAATGGAACAACACTTAGCGGAGGGAAAGGCCCAAACAGAAGAATGCAACTCGAAGGGGATCCTTCTTAACGAGAGTAGTAACATAAATGGCCCCCAGGATGaagataaagcaaaaaatggaaacaacaATAGGAGCAGGGAAAATTACCCCCAGAGTAGCAGAAGTCATAGTAGCACCCCTTCAAGGGTCATggacgaagaaaaagaatttagCTCTAGTGACGAATTAGTGCATGCAAGAAATatggaacaaaatgaagacacACATGACATGAATGACGATACAGTATATGTGCATCACAGCAGGTTAGGAGAGGCACACGAGAAGAACACCGTGCCGTTGGATCAGGGAGAACTCGTTAGGAAGGTGGTCCCTTTAAAAGGGGTTGCTAAACTGATGACTGCTAAAATGATTAACAgagaagaaaatgtaaagaggaaaaagacaaaaaatgacGATGAAAGGAATAAACCAAAAATTtgtaagaaaataaaatgcccCATTGGAAAGAAAACCAACTGCCCCACACGCCATAATGAGATtaaccaaaataaaaagaccCCATCGAAcagtagaaaaaaaggaaacaaactTAACGTGCGGGAGAGGGACAAAGCGCAATGCGACGCATCACTTCGGAATTCTAAAAACTTAAAAGGAGGCAAATGTGTAAACAATACAAGTGGTAAGGGGGCGGTAAGCTGTGTTCACAAAAATAGCATTACGGGAAAAGTACCTACTAAGAAAAAGCCACATGTTGGTGACTCCCGTCATGATGGGAGCAATCATTTGGGGAAACAGAAATCCAACGCGTCGCTGAAAGAGCAGTTCAACAGCGTATCTGCAGAGGGTGAAAATAGACGCATTTCTGCAAAAATGCGAATTATGCAATTATGTAATATATCGACGGATAACATAATTCAGGCTGATGTCATGAACTGGTCGCGCACACGTTCTTGCAGACTTGATAGATACAGCATGAGGTGACATGAATTTAGCCACAATGGGTGGAACCTGTCTTGCGTGGTTGGCCTGttttcacctgaacaggGTTTATAAAGCTCCGTTTCGTCGttctcccccatttgtttATCTGTTTTCACGTTGCAACATTTTACACGTTCAACCGTTTGGCAAATCTGACGATTTTGCGTGGCGTAGTGGGAAAGACTGCGTGCGATGGTTCGTCGGTTTGTTCGCTTGAATagtctgtattttttttctttcccccctcaaTTTGCTGAACTTGTTACACATTGAGAGGTATGACACCATATgggagatttttttttttaaagttcaGCGGAAAAACGAACGTTTCGGCAGTTATCAGTTGCGCCGGTTTGCCCATGTGACAAAGCTTTCATATTTGTCCCCCCTGTGCGAAGCGATTCATGATGAACACTGAGCAAGTGTGTATtttacgtgtatatatatatattttttttttgtgtttcatTTAGTGCCTGTTTTGTTTATACGCATAAGCAGAgttgtgcatttttctacattttgtgCATTATTGCATTGTATATTTACGGCATGGGTTTTGGTTTGGGGCCTGACCCCATGACCTTTGTATCAACGTTTGTTTTTAGTTCCCTTTTAGCGACGCCTCTTTCggtttgtaatttttttgcaacaagTGAGCATATTGAGcgtgtatacatacatacatgcattatatatatacactcaCATTTGTATGGCGCCGGGCGCACTGCATGATTGACTATACATACGCGCATAGCATATGCATATCCGTAGGCATATACAAGCGGATATTTGTTAAGCGCGCCGCCcgtgtatacataaaatacTTACGTATTTATTCGtgttatatgtatgtacccATAATGCATAGCATACTCGTATtcgcaaaattgcaaatacAATTCAtcgtttttgcttttctttcgcttaaaaatatttttgtaaaaaaaaaaaaacagagggTGGGAAGGAAAGCGAAATTGACAaaggtaatatatataatatataaaatatacctATATGTATAATGGCCGAAAGCGCACGTATTGTATGTAAacctttttataatttgtgTTTTCATGCTTAACTAAAGTACCAAGTTTAAAAAGCATATAATAAGCAGGCAGTAGGCAAATAgattgacaaaaaaaaaaaaaaaaaaaacgtttaagTTGTTTATGCTAAACCCTTAGCGCGCCatatgtgtaaattttttttttttttttttgtgtggaATATATCAATATGTATACTACGATAAAAGTAAAGGAGGAGTCACTATAGAATAAGTCAGAAATTAGATTTTAACACGTTTTAGTTAAATGCTATGACTTTTTAAAGTTGTAATtgtttgtaaatattttcagcAAGTTTAGAGATTAAGCATAGTATACCTTTACCCAATGATAATAAATTGTTTCAAAGGATAATCAAATATATTAAGAAGAAGCAAGAGAGAACGAAAGAAACAAAgaaacaaagaaataaagaaacaaagaaaaaaagaaacaaaaacaaaaaaaaaccccaaaaaagaaacaaaaaatgtctCCCTATGAATACTTGTTtaaatacataataattGGCGATACAGGTAGTTCGAAAAGGAAACCTAAACGAACACATCGTATTACCAAATGGAGAACATAAAATGTGTCATTAGAGTTACCCCAATTCAttgatattattttattattttttttttttaccccttttaaGGAGTTGGAAAAAGTTGTCTTTTATTACAATTTACAGACAAGCGATTTCGAGCTGATCATGATTTGACCATAGGTGTAGAATTTGGGGCGCGACTAATCAATTTAGACAATAAGCAAATCAAGCTTCAAATATGGGACACGTaagtggagaaaatgaaaggagTCGTGCATGTTCCCTTCGTGAAAGCGGTTAAATGGGCGACGTTCCCCGTTGAaagtgccatttttgttgaattttttttttaagcaataTAAATTCGTGTGAACAGTGTGTAGTGTGGCCATCGGAATGCCCTCAATGGAACCACACTTGCACAAAATCCCATTTGATATCACCTTTGCAACCacatttgacattttttgtgcGACTCGTTCCCCCATCTCGATGCAGCGCCGGCCAAGAGTCCTTTAGATCCATAACACGGTCATACTATCGGGGAGCAGCGGGGGCCCTATTAGTTTATGATATTACTCGGTAgatatgtataattttacTTCAGCTGTGATGGATTATGCACACTCATTTGTTAATTCAGTGCCGTTTTGCGAGTGCCCCGTACCGCATGTATTCCTTCTAATAGTTGGCAGTAGTTAAAAagcttttttcgtttttttttttctctgttcacctttttaacaGACGAGAAACGTTCAACCATCTAAACAGATGGCTAGATGAAGTGCGACAGAATTCAAACCCGCATATGGCTATCATTCTGGTGGGGAATAAATGCGATTTGGAGAGAAGAGAAGTTTCAGCTGAGGAAGGGGCGCAATTTGCTAGACAAAATGGattaatatttttagaaACCTCAGCCAAAACGGCGAAAAATGTGGAAGAAGTAGGCAGCCATTTTTGATCTCGTCATGTTGTATAAATCAAGCGGTGTGCACGAAGTACAGTTTTATacattatgtttttttttttttggttcccccccccgtttTATAGGCCTTCATTTACACCGcaaggaaaatatatgataacaTCCTGGAGGACGTGTATGACCTAAGCAACGAGTCATACGGAATTAAATATGGGCCCACCAACCAATACTCAAGAGTGAAATTAGGTAAGCTCTTTGCCAGCGGATGCGTGTTTCTTCTGCCGCGCATGAGTTTGTCACCCGCTCGAAATGTGGACGTACTcgtgtatgtacacataggAATGTGTACATAAGCATGTcggtgtttttcccccctctttaAGACATGCCCTCAATGCCGGAATCAAGATCATCCTTCAGCTGTTGTTAACCTTTTGTTGTAACTACTGGCCTGCTTTTTTACAGTATTTCGATATCTTTGATGATATCCATTTGATATCTGTGTTGATATCCATTTGATATCCCTGTCGATATCCACCGTGATATCCATTTGGATATCCATTTTGATAACTTACCATCTTTGTAATTaaacatttttcataaaaaaagcgaaaattgggtaattttttttttaaattatattttaatgaaaatttattacatgATTTAACGCGTTGTTCTTGCTTCTttccttctctcctttttttcttttttagtatatgtatattaatttgtccattttcattcaaaattgcaatttttccctctttgctttttttttttttacttcgaaattacttaaaatatatttattaaaatttaaaataacgaagaaatgaagaaacgGAGAAGTCGCAAAGTATTCGCACCTTtcccgttttgtttttctcgcACCCCTTTCGTGTCCCACAGTGAAGGGAagtgtatttttaaaaatataactggGAAAAATGTTATATGGTATGTTGCATGTGATGTATACCATGTTGCAAGTAGCACGTGATGGTGTTACTTTTGCtttacttaaaaatgggacgtaaaaattggaaacgaaaaaaaaggaaaaaacttcACAGTGTATATGCCTGTAGAGCACACGTAacttaaaaagaaagaagaatgTGTAATAACAATAATGAGTCATGtgtgccaaaaaaatgtgtgaattttttatgaatatgtttaaatgtttatttttattcccaattgtttatgtttatgtttacctttttttttttttttttttgtgtgtgcccCCAATTTTCCATgctatccttttttttccccttttgacgTCTTAACTTGATTCGTCTTGAACATTTTGAATAGCTTCATAACTGTATATGCTGTAGTTACACACAAAGTCATTTTCGCAAACGTCGTCGAAGTAATTATCATCAAAATCGCTGTCCGTAAAATCATTCGCGCTCATGTTATCATCACTGCGTTCGCTGGAGCAATCATACGAAGAGGAGTAGTTCTCGTTTAAGTAATTTTCGCAGTACATATTTTGCGTCATTGTTGTTTCTGAGTTATAAATTtcgtatattttattttttctttttcgcttctttctcTGTGTGTGTTTTATCTCTGCATCCGTTTGGTCCGaatcttcttccttttcgctttgGCTACATGCCTCTCGTTtgtctttttctctttcaagTTGCTCATCGTAGTAACTTTGTGGAGATACATCAATTGCTATATctacacatttatttttttcttcatttaagtGATGattcaaaaatttatattcctCGGAATTTTTATACGTAGTTGCATTTACATAGCCATTATAAAggtagcaattttttatgctctCATTCACTTCGTCTTCGTCATATTCTAGGGTTTCGAAAGATGGCATATCATTATCTAAATATGAATTGCTGCTTAagtcttcattttcattcGTTCTTCCACAATCGCTTGACTGCGTGCTGTTATAATTCGATTCGCACGTAGAATCATTATTCTTCGAAAGAAACGAGCCATTGAATGGTGTTTGTATGTGTGTTTCATTATATAGCtcaattatataatgatCATTTGGATTTGATGAGCACATGCTTTCATGTGTTCTTTTACTTGTTTTATTTGTCACTCTGttatttgtgttttttttataacatcgTGTTGTTGCGATGTTAtacttctccatttttgtgctgatcattttatttttaaaaaagaaatcacaGATGGGAATTTTTAAACCACTAATCTTGTAGTACTCATTACACAGCTTCGTGATTGCGTTGCTATTATTTACACATTTCGCCCACAATTTTACAGTTTTGGTTGTCACTCTGTTTAACAATTTGTGGATGTTACCTCTACATATCAGCttgaaaatgaatttaagTGCTCGCTTTATTTCTCTGAACCTTAAGACTGCTTTTCGCAAGCCCCTCTTTCCCAACAACATGTTCGGCACCTTCGAAAGCTGTTTCCACAGCATCTTCTTACGCTTGTTAtaaaaagttaa
This genomic stretch from Plasmodium cynomolgi strain B DNA, chromosome 14, whole genome shotgun sequence harbors:
- a CDS encoding hypothetical protein (putative) translates to MEVNFAVNWFHLFRFVNVLNKKDKKKLGIQCIYCRDKQLFKFKRSVLYHMVTFDHGLKSSVMEELKLNEKNADERSEFINNFNAEKCAQRRTQSGSEILEKTGIGEEPERKHTKKCCNNYELIKLEIEFVATLNLLTCEELEALFCFFFPEKTFSFSECTDKEIIIEHFLQNISSVSTKYSSLIKSAYDEPILNKDAKCATLQEYLNGLNASGEAQNSCTDEPKIEGEVVSHEIDGKDREGAEGDTGGNDTKMGSDAAGEITAIEEIPQNSGNDEHGALGARGVEPMHKATNVANQLTSSVTNQLTSSVTNQLTSSVTNQLTSSGANQLTSNIANERTDEEVVNVAKRRRTKKPKGLDACTGQLNPKNHILININDCDILKHNDKIFINLSALREVKADAVRKKENDPILIVSGSGEAGHLSEVGTSMVEPGKVCTNKVDRNDVDPTTTDPTTTDPTTADPTTTDPTTTDPTTADLTTTDPTTTDPTTADPTTADPTTADPTTADSTTADPTTADANANETAHSAKKASPEGINNPQTNAASTGGGNENDVNPPPSVNKKAKRGKNKKDTNEKCTTQMGKKAQTGAKNCTTRNSQPKKKIKVDDLPGSKSAQIILPSQDGQMEQHLAEGKAQTEECNSKGILLNESSNINGPQDEDKAKNGNNNRSRENYPQSSRSHSSTPSRVMDEEKEFSSSDELVHARNMEQNEDTHDMNDDTVYVHHSRLGEAHEKNTVPLDQGELVRKVVPLKGVAKLMTAKMINREENVKRKKTKNDDERNKPKICKKIKCPIGKKTNCPTRHNEINQNKKTPSNSRKKGNKLNVRERDKAQCDASLRNSKNLKGGKCVNNTSGKGAVSCVHKNSITGKVPTKKKPHVGDSRHDGSNHLGKQKSNASLKEQFNSVSAEGENRRISAKMRIMQLCNISTDNIIQADVMNWSRTRSCRLDRYSMR
- a CDS encoding small GTPase Rab2 (putative), coding for VGKSCLLLQFTDKRFRADHDLTIGVEFGARLINLDNKQIKLQIWDTAGQESFRSITRSYYRGAAGALLVYDITRRETFNHLNRWLDEVRQNSNPHMAIILVGNKCDLERREVSAEEGAQFARQNGLIFLETSAKTAKNVEEAFIYTARKIYDNILEDVYDLSNESYGIKYGPTNQYSRVKLDMPSMPESRSSFSCC
- a CDS encoding hypothetical protein (putative), coding for MQYYGSRYRKKLTFYNKRKKMLWKQLSKVPNMLLGKRGLRKAVLRFREIKRALKFIFKLICRGNIHKLLNRVTTKTVKLWAKCVNNSNAITKLCNEYYKISGLKIPICDFFFKNKMISTKMEKYNIATTRCYKKNTNNRVTNKTSKRTHESMCSSNPNDHYIIELYNETHIQTPFNGSFLSKNNDSTCESNYNSTQSSDCGRTNENEDLSSNSYLDNDMPSFETLEYDEDEVNESIKNCYLYNGYVNATTYKNSEEYKFLNHHLNEEKNKCVDIAIDVSPQSYYDEQLEREKDKREACSQSEKEEDSDQTDAEIKHTQRKKRKRKNKIYEIYNSETTMTQNMYCENYLNENYSSSYDCSSERSDDNMSANDFTDSDFDDNYFDDVCENDFVCNYSIYSYEAIQNVQDESITCALQAYTL